A stretch of Nitrospinota bacterium DNA encodes these proteins:
- a CDS encoding bifunctional nuclease family protein translates to MVEMKVEGLTLDPLTNMPIIILKDSTGARALPIWVGYFEANAIALEIEKISTPRPMTHDLLKSLIQNMKAEVNHILVNELKDNTFYAVISLVCGDITLAIDSRPSDAIALALRTKSPIFVEEKVIEAAKSLDLPDPEKTKTDDDTQWKNWLDNIKPEDFGKL, encoded by the coding sequence ATGGTTGAAATGAAAGTTGAGGGCCTGACGTTGGATCCTCTTACCAACATGCCCATCATTATTTTGAAAGATTCAACCGGCGCCAGGGCTCTCCCTATATGGGTAGGTTATTTTGAAGCCAACGCAATCGCCTTGGAGATAGAAAAGATCTCTACTCCGCGACCCATGACGCATGATTTACTCAAGAGCCTGATTCAAAATATGAAGGCTGAAGTCAACCACATCCTCGTCAATGAGCTAAAAGATAATACCTTTTACGCTGTAATTTCACTTGTATGTGGTGATATCACTCTCGCTATAGACTCCCGCCCCTCAGATGCTATCGCTCTGGCACTGAGAACCAAGTCACCTATTTTTGTTGAAGAGAAAGTGATTGAAGCCGCTAAAAGTCTGGACCTCCCTGATCCGGAAAAAACTAAAACGGATGATGACACGCAATGGAAAAACTGGCTGGATAATATAAAACCAGAGGACTTCGGCAAGCTTTGA
- a CDS encoding zf-HC2 domain-containing protein, whose protein sequence is MICCKECIDFLYDYIEGSLDEDTSKSLEEHFEECPPCIAFLNTYKSTTKICRDTLNQIEIPDEVRLTLQDFLKKNKEQHKKS, encoded by the coding sequence ATGATCTGTTGTAAAGAATGCATTGATTTTCTATACGATTATATTGAAGGTTCGCTGGACGAGGACACCAGCAAATCTCTTGAGGAACATTTTGAAGAATGCCCCCCTTGTATCGCCTTTTTGAATACTTATAAATCTACAACCAAAATTTGTCGTGATACCTTGAATCAAATTGAAATTCCTGATGAAGTTCGCCTAACTCTGCAAGATTTTTTAAAAAAAAATAAAGAGCAGCATAAAAAGAGCTAG
- a CDS encoding sigma-70 family RNA polymerase sigma factor, whose product MSFTQQKENKELEEALVKDFQAGNLEAYDKIAELYQKKVYALSFNLMRNQMDAQDVTQEVLLTLFKKIHMFQGKSAFSSWVYRITLNASYMKLRSKKKEPNISIDELLPSFNNAGFQQEKIQDWSENTESLLFTNETREIINKAVGQLPEKEKVVFLLRDVEGLSTEKVSEVLDLTIPAVKSRLHRARLFLRKKLSGYFEEYHSQKGET is encoded by the coding sequence ATGTCCTTTACCCAGCAAAAAGAAAATAAAGAACTTGAAGAAGCTCTAGTCAAGGATTTTCAAGCTGGAAACCTTGAGGCCTACGACAAAATAGCTGAGCTTTATCAAAAGAAAGTGTACGCGCTAAGTTTCAACCTGATGCGTAACCAAATGGATGCACAGGACGTGACTCAGGAGGTTCTCCTGACCTTGTTCAAGAAGATCCATATGTTTCAGGGCAAATCGGCATTTTCGAGTTGGGTTTACCGTATTACCCTTAATGCCAGCTATATGAAACTTAGAAGCAAGAAAAAGGAGCCCAATATATCGATTGACGAATTATTACCGTCTTTCAATAACGCCGGGTTTCAGCAGGAAAAAATTCAGGACTGGTCTGAAAATACCGAGTCTTTATTGTTTACTAATGAAACACGTGAAATCATCAATAAAGCTGTTGGACAATTGCCTGAAAAAGAAAAAGTGGTTTTCTTGCTGCGAGATGTAGAAGGCCTTTCTACCGAAAAGGTGAGCGAAGTATTGGACCTTACTATTCCAGCAGTTAAATCGAGACTACACCGAGCTCGATTGTTTTTGAGGAAAAAACTATCAGGTTATTTTGAGGAATACCATTCCCAAAAGGGGGAAACATGA
- the tatA gene encoding twin-arginine translocase TatA/TatE family subunit, which produces MMGIGFPELMIILVIIMIIFGAGKLPEIGSAFGNSIRNFKKSMKEAEENAEEEVAAEEAAKEVTEGESDKPESAENPVASTTEQETK; this is translated from the coding sequence ATGATGGGAATAGGTTTTCCAGAACTAATGATCATTTTGGTCATTATCATGATTATCTTCGGGGCTGGTAAGCTTCCGGAAATTGGCAGTGCTTTCGGTAACAGCATTCGGAATTTCAAGAAGTCCATGAAAGAAGCCGAAGAGAACGCAGAAGAAGAAGTGGCTGCTGAAGAGGCGGCAAAAGAAGTAACTGAAGGAGAAAGCGATAAGCCTGAGTCTGCCGAGAACCCTGTAGCCTCTACCACAGAACAGGAAACCAAATAA
- a CDS encoding acyloxyacyl hydrolase: MKLILRSAFVLGFFLMFNVTNVNADNFSQRFSKGNSDFGAEVGWGWTFDLPPGPNRTDLGFGFFFPNWQRNLTGVIAKDSWYQGAWFYHMEGGIAVSDRSNGYLVGWSPLMAQYKFLSPKRRWAPNILLGTGFSMTDWKDEAERELGSEFQFLLHAGAGIEYFKEKGAYSINYRLFHVSNAGIQFPNIGLNAHVITFGVRF; the protein is encoded by the coding sequence ATGAAATTAATATTGCGTTCGGCCTTTGTTCTTGGGTTCTTCTTGATGTTCAATGTGACGAATGTGAATGCTGACAATTTTTCACAAAGGTTCTCAAAAGGGAATTCTGATTTCGGAGCAGAGGTAGGCTGGGGTTGGACTTTTGATCTCCCTCCCGGTCCAAACCGTACTGATCTGGGTTTCGGTTTCTTTTTTCCGAACTGGCAACGCAATTTGACAGGGGTGATCGCTAAAGACAGCTGGTATCAAGGGGCCTGGTTCTACCATATGGAAGGCGGTATCGCTGTTTCTGATAGATCTAATGGATATCTGGTCGGTTGGTCGCCACTCATGGCCCAATATAAATTTCTTAGTCCAAAACGAAGATGGGCACCGAATATTCTACTCGGTACGGGTTTTTCCATGACGGACTGGAAAGATGAAGCCGAGAGAGAGTTAGGCAGTGAGTTTCAGTTCCTGCTGCATGCTGGAGCGGGAATAGAGTACTTCAAGGAGAAGGGTGCCTATTCAATCAACTACAGGCTCTTTCATGTGTCAAACGCCGGAATTCAATTTCCTAATATCGGACTCAATGCCCACGTAATAACCTTTGGCGTGCGTTTCTAA